Below is a window of Musa acuminata AAA Group cultivar baxijiao chromosome BXJ3-11, Cavendish_Baxijiao_AAA, whole genome shotgun sequence DNA.
TAAAGAGGAAGAAATTATTTCTGCAATAATAGCATCATAGTTTATTCTCTGGTGATCAGAACTTCACCTCTGATGCCCATCTACTGTGGCCGATGCCCTCATCCCCATCATCACGAATCCTTATGCTCCCATTCCTCTCATTCATATGCCCTTGCAAAGAGGGATGCCCTGGATACCGTGGAGGGACAACTCTTCCCACTGCTGGTAGCCTAAAATCCACCAAATTGGCTTCCGAACCCACAGATCGGTAGCTTGAGTTGGCCCTATACGATGTTCTTTGGCTATAGGAACTGCGATCCACCATCAAGTCAGGCGTAGGCCAACCTGGAATGAGAAAGAAGTTGCGACGACCATCAATATCCACAGCAATGTTGGTGGCATGGCGTCCAGGCAACTGGTTCATCTCATGATTGAAGGAACCAATCCCTGCAATATGTAGGCCACATTAGAAAACAATTTATTATCACCATATACTACAAAGTGACAAAAGTGTATATACAAAGTACAAAGGTGGTAATTGGACAAACCTGAAGACATAAGCCTTATATGGGGATCCAGAGGCACAGGAGCAAGGTTCCGATGCCCAGGCAAATTCACACCAGAAGTATTTGCTAGTGGATGAAAATGGTCAGAGAAGTTGCTGGATGAATGGTTTGTCAACGAGATGTTACCAGGATGAAGCACACTGGCAGGTCTACTTCTAACATTCCAGTGATCTTCCTCAGAAGATTGCAGATTGTTGCTTCTGTAACTAGAGGCCATGTTGACAGGATCCCGTAGGAAACGAGGACCTAGTGTATGTGTTGATTCTAAAAGCCCAGTCAAAACAGGACGATTGGAAGAACTTGCATCACTACGATGTCCATTTGTGCTTCCACTGTCAGCAAAAGTTTGGATTGTCGGCATTTTCCTTTTATATGTTGCTCCATCATAGTCTGTGGGAGGGTTAATTGTGCCATTAATATCCCCAACAGTGACTTGGTTGAAGCAAGGTTCATGCAGGACATAATATGGTGGAAATTGACTAGAGCTGCGAACAGATGGATAAGGCGTGTAAGATTCCTGAGCCATTCGTGAATTAGCTCTTACATAGCAGGGAGCCTCTATGTTAAAATTTGGCATGACAGGATAATTTGTGGCAGATGCAGGATTAGCAAATGCCACCGAATTTGGTCCACAAACAGCAATATTTTCAGGAGATATGAAAGTACCAGGTCCTGCAAACAGATTTAAAGGAATAAACTGAATTACTTGTTAAAAATTGActatcatgatgaaatattgattCATAAAACTGATCAATCACCCAAGTTTGACCGAGGATCAGGGTGTGGATGATTCCATATTTGCTCTTGATCCCTCACAGACATCTGAGGTTGACCAACCAAGTGTCTATGTTCCATAGCCTCTTTGTCAAACTAAAATCAGCATCAACTCtgtaaaaattaaaagaaattagtctaataattagattttacatGTAAAAGGAAATTTGGATAACAGGCCTTTTGCTTGACTAGTTTGTAATCAAAATTCAAAATCAATTCAAAATCCCTGCTGAACCAAGATTTTATTCCCACTCCTTAAGTTTTAGGTTCTTTGATTTTCGCCCCTTTGTTTTGGTGGCCATCCTAAGTGGGTATATGTAAAGTTTATTCACCCATAATATATCATATACACATATGTGTATGTATCTGTCTGTGTACACCATATTTATATATTGATCTTTTGGTTTAAAAAACACAGTCTACTCAGGGGCAAAAATCAAAGTCAAATAGAGAGCAGAAGTTCTCCAATAGAACATTAATCTTGGGTATTCAACTAGCGCCATACTTTAAGACTGTTGCCAATCCGTAGAACTATAAAGCATGAATGTATATATCCAGAATTGCTTGAATACCCTGGGAATCACCACAGACAGCATCAGTTCCCATATTCCAGGTACTTGAACCGGCCAAGGGCAGATTTGTGACTGTGAACTCTAAAGGCATAGAAAATACAAAAGATATTCGACTAGAAATTTTCACTATGATAACAAGTAAAAcaattcataaataaataaacaaaactaAAATTCCATAGTGCATCTCAAATCAAACTTAGCTTGCATGCTGTTATTAAAGCAAAAGAACACTGTTATCAACAATCATAACCAAGGGATTATGTTGCATATCCTCCAAAATATACAGGTATAACAATAGATTACCAGTCAATCTCATCTCATGACACCCATACCGAAGGGTTGGTAGACAGAAAtccaatcttaatataatttgcaTCATAGTCACTGGTTGTCCCAGTCTCACTTTGAGGAGCTAACAAAGAACCATAAATGTGTTACTTTGCTACTTCCCAATATCAAATGCTATCTGCAGTCTGGAATAATCCTTCTAGTCATTCACAAAATACCAATAAGAGATCCATATCGTCAGACAATGTCTGACTGCAACTCGAACACCCCAAGTAATTGCTGCTATCATCAATCAACAAAGCAATTCAAGTAATGTTTACTTCTAGAGGGGCATTCTGGCTCAACCTTATAACCACCAGCAACCCAGAACCTATAAGTCTTAGACCTAGTACAATGCAAAAGAATCTGGCTGCTCAGACCTTACTTAGCTAACAGTTGCACTGCTACTCTTCAGTCTAGGCACTCAAAGATCATATTTCTCTACTTACAGACTGGGACTTTAAAAATTCCAGTTGCACAAAGTCCACCAGACATGAAACAGCACCAAAAACTTTTCTAGTTGTGcttcttcaattttctttttaacGACATTTTGTATTTCGGGTCTGTGCTGTATAAGATAGATAACCAGATCATGAACTTTTTAACTTCAGGAAGCTAAAGTGGAGACCCAACAAGAAAAATGGATAGATAATCACCATAAAATGTTATGGACTTCCAAATAGACCATGGTACACTGAAGAGATCAAAATGGTAGAGCTACACAGGCTTCCAATAATAAAAATGACAACATCTCGACTCTAAACAGTATCCACAGAAGTTTGGGAGGAGCATTTTGCATGAAAGATACTTCCagcatccataaccaaagaagctGACACATGTTTAAGCAATATTATCAGATGAACAATAACTTTGTTCTGTACAATTGATCACACTACTCCAAAATCCAATGAGTGTGAATTCTAAATCTATCTCTAAAATTAGTGGCCAATTATTACATGGTCCAGAACCTCGTGAACATTGAATAATGCCTTATCTGTAGTGATGATAAAAACATGGGTTCAGAGGAGACATGACCATagtaaaaagcaaaaaaaatggaGATTGCAAATCAATAGGTATCATTAAAATGCTGAAAGATAACATACAAATTCTGGCAAGTTAAATGGAGCTCTGACCAACGTCATCACAGCATATACAATGAAGCGATGTCACCCAAAATTAACTTTCACTGCCATCATCAGTTCTTTTAGTGATACACAGGCACCAATAGGGATGGTTGCATGCACACGTTTTTTTATTTCCACGTTTCCGATCATCACACCATCCAGAGGGTAATCattgaggggaaaaaaaaaatcaaaagtgatTGATGGCCTATTCCATTTGCAGGATGTATGTAAACTGACTAAAACTCAAATACAGATCCCCAAAGATTGCGACCAGTTCATACACCATAACAATCAAAGCCTGTTAGGTGTGGGTGCTACCACCAaccaaaaatatttcttttgttaaatataatgtatcaTCACTGATCTTAAATACTATGCTACTCAGAGACGAATAAATGTGCAAAGGCATTGATCGTCCAACCATCATGGGAAAAATCTTGAAGGTTGGAAAAGTAACTGTCATCCTATCTTCAGATTTATCAGCAGGCGCTACAACAGTAATTATAGCGTATGGTTGTACCAACATCATCTTCAATAAGGGCATCACAAGATTACCAAGGTATCATCGGGCCATCACATCATTGATACTCCTTTGCATATTTTGCATAACCACTTCAATTTTCCAACTCAGAGAAGCTAATCCACAAATATTATCATCCCAGAATGATGTTGAATTGAACCTTGCTTCTGACATAATAATTGAAGAAACCAAGGAGACAAAAAAATTCAAGGAGCCTCATGCTGCTGTTGATGTATTAAAACTCCAGATAGGCAACATTGGTATGTCATCAAGATATGAGGCCAGCATTAAAGGGCCTCAAAGCTGAAGGTGTTAACACTTGATAGTTTGTTTAAAAACTAAAAACTCAAGATTCCAAACTCTTTTCTTCATGGGCCAAATGGTAAAAAATGTTCCTGCAACACCAGTTATGATTCAGTTGAAAACTGACAAAAAATGCTGTCAACGTAACCTACCTTATAAAAAGCCACCTCTGAATGACTGTCAAATTTGTGACCCTCGTGAAACTAATTGCCTGAACAAAGACTGAAAATAGTTCAGAGAccgaataaagaaaaaaagatacaaaaatgATTTCCCCCCCTTTTTTTCACCCTTTCCCCAGGGAAAGCCAACCTCAACATGCTAAGAACAGTCAGTCCACGACATAATAAATATTAAGTGACTTTATGGTGATGCTCTAACTGCTGAATAGAAGGATCAACTTAACCTGCAACTCACCTGTGCAGAATTGAGTTCCAAGACAAATGACAAAATTAATGGTCCCTGGTATTCCAAATTATGGTTACCGGACAACTTCTACCGTGGCAGTTTCCAagaaaagttattagtactgaagCAACATACATTTACAACTATGGACCTGTGAATTAGACAAGACCAGCTAATCTTCAGAGGTTGCATATAAAAATCTACAAGAATAAGAGCACCTGAGGTAAGCACTATGATTCGCCATTGATATCTAAAATAATCTGGAATGTAAGGATGTGGCTAATATTAGGATTCTTGTCCATTCCCAACCCAAGTAAATTTTTATACCACTAATAAGCTGTGGTACCAATGACAGAGAATAATATTAGTGTGATAACAACAATGTGGGTCAATCCATCCATCTTCAGTTATATTTCACTCAAATTATTATGCAAACTTGCTTATTGTCTAGATCTGTTAATCACAACATGAAGCAACAGAATAAAGAGAAATTAAGAAGActtaaaatcataaaaatctgaATGTGATGATAGTTTTCTATACTCACCCAATCATCATATGTTTATGCTTTGTGTGTAATGAAAAGCTCAATGTCTAAATTGGAAAGTCTTTGTCATAACAGCTGATCAGAAGAATAATCCAAACAAATTTCACTTACTAAACTGCTTCCTTAAAAGTAATATCAATGCCTTCGCTTCTCTGATCTTTCTGTACAATTTAGCCTAAGGTTGATGGCTGACCCAGAATTGCACAAATTTGATATATGAGTTTGCTTAGTTACTTGACTATGCAGAAAAAGGATGTGAGTTACCATTGACAATATAGTAATGAAGTCAAGATTTTTCCAAATGATTGTGGAACAATTCAAATTGGGAATTGAGAGAATTTCATGATTATGAATTTTGTAAACTTAAGTTGcagaaaacaaaataatatattgcAAGGTGATGATGGTGATTTTTGTAGATGTCACTAAAGGTTTTCTAACCACGGATTCCTAAAGCAAGAATACGCCGATCATGGAAAACAGCTGATAACAAAATTTATATCATAAAATGTTGTAAAGTACTTATTTGCGACCTTAGAAGAAAAACAAAGCTTCCCATGTGACAGATACCATGGCTTTCTTGataaaacataccaaaagatctaacaaaaaagaagaataagaagtgtTGAATTCGACATACGACAATCTAAACGGCAGAAAATTGTAGCATGCCCATGAAACAGATGGGAAGCTTTAGAGAAACATTAGTATATCAAATAGCTCACTAAAAGTAATCTAAAGGTATAAAAAACAATGCTCAAGAAAAGAGTCAGAACATTTGCATGGAGaggaagatgaattaaatcaataatctaagagaatAATCTTCACAGGCTTTGATTGTATTCTATGCCATAATCAAGCCAAAATTCAGTTTATGGCATTACCTAAATGGGACAAATGAACTGTTCTCCTACACTTATCTGAAGGACAAATGGCTAGAACTGCCTTCACGGTCATTACCTTGACTCACAAAGTCAAATGTAAAACTCCTCCTCCCTGAAGAAGGAAGAGTCATGCTTGGCTCAGGCACCAAAAGAGGGTTGTCAAAGATTACATGATAAGCTTTGATCAGCAGAAAAGACACTTGCAAATGCCAAAAAAGTTGAGCTCCACCAAACATCAAAAGATGGCCACAAAATGTCTTGACACTTCAGTGATCCCTTAAGAGCAACTAATAAGGAAAGTAACTCAGGATAACTTCCGTCATCAAAACTCAACCTTTTGTCTTTGTTGAGACATTCGGGTTGGTTAGGAAATTGTTGCACAAGTAATAGGTCTGAATTTCGAGTGTATTTGATGTGATGAaaatttcttcaatttttttaaacTCAACTTTAAATTCAACTAGGAACTATATCTTCTTATAAAATTAATGAGAGAAACCTTATCCACGTAGCTTGACGCGCACCAGAGAGCATAAGACTTAATTGCGAGGAAAACTGCCTAATCCAGAAGGCTTCAAGAAACCAAGCTCAAAACTCAACAATAGAAGACTGAATCAAGGGGGAAAAATCTGAAAGATCCGAAACTTCATCCTCGTATATGCAACCCAAATTGTATGAAGTAAAAGACTGACAAAATGATCGGTGTGATTACAAAGGTTTCCTGCAAGAACTGTGAGGTATTAAATCAATATCAAGATCTTCCTCTTTCCTCGTGCAGAGAAACAGGACATCGTCACAGAAGGCAAATTCCCTTCTGGCAATTTCGGATATATCAATTCCAAAATACTCGTCAGTCAAATTTTCCAGCGAAAAGCGCGCCCGAGCCGATGGATTTACCATAGACAAGTGCAACTCCCAACGCATATACCAAATTTAAACCAAGACAAACATGAACCACACATGAGAAAAATTTTTGGCAGGTAAAATAAACGTCAATCGGACGCCATGTCGGCAATCGAGAGGCAACAACGGGGTCGATCTACAAGATAACGGCATACCTTCCAGTCCGTAGAAGATTTCTTGTATCGCGCCTCGATCTCGATAGATTAGCGCCGAGATCTAAAGATCTGCCTTCGATCGGAAATTTAGGTTAGGGTTCGAAAGggcacaaaaggggagaaatcaaCCAACTCGACGACACGACGACATGAGCCCATCGTCGTCGTCGAGGAAGAAAGAATCAACGACGACCACCAAACGAACAGGGGAGGATTACTCACCGACGGAAGCTACCACCGCTTCCCTCCGGCTTCCAATCTGTGTCTCAATTCAGCCCGTGCGCTGTCTTTTGGGGCATATATATAACGCACTGTCAGTGCTTACCATTTAATaaacaattataaaaaaataataataaacaaaatagTTTTCTGTTAGTGTCTATCGCAAGCGTGGTGGATGTTTGATTCGGCTGATCCGACTCAATTGGGTCGCATCAAATGGGCCGATTGGGCCGAGTCTAGCCTTTCAATTAAGTAGCCGAACGGGTTGCTCGTGTTCGGATTTGAACCGTTCGATTCAGCTATTACTGTTCGAGTTCGTCTGATCTTTTCTTGATTTGATTCACCCTTTCGATTTCTCGTTCGATGCACGATGAAATGATTCGATCGCTGCTTTTGTTTGATGGGCCCAGAGGCAGCCACGGCCCCACCTAAAGGTGCATGAGGACGACTGACACGTCCTACGATTTAGCCTGACCAATGGCACCGACGAAGTCTCATCTGACATGACCACCCATGTGGGCCACCACCGCCTGATCATTCACTGCCATTGGATTACAATTCTAGGTCGATAGAGCTCGACAATTACTCACTTCGATCCCAACTCACGCTCGTCTTTGGTcgccaaaataataataacaataattatatatataaaggtcaataacttttatttatattcataaaaagttattttttatattttttttttcaaaatatgaaGATATATAAATATTGTGGAGTTGGAGGAAAAATGAGAATGTGTGGCTGGTGAGGAAGCTAAAACGATGAAGACCTTTTTTCTTTGGGATGAGCATATAGTGGCTGATAAGGGGGACATGTAGGATGAGAGCAGAACAGTAGTGGATAAGGAGTAGGACCGATAGGAAGACATAGTCGACGATGGTGATGCATGAAATGAACAGCGAGGCCAGTTGTTGTGCTTCTGTGTGTTGATACAAGTGACGGTGACGTGAAGTCGCAATGCAAACCGTACGAGAGCGTCGTTGACATGCAAAGCTCGAGAATACACTGATCAGATTCTGCTGATCAAGAGAGAGATGAAATTTCCATGGAGTCGAGAAGAAGCACAATCAAAGGGAATGAGAAGTTATAGAAAACAACATCTGATGCATGAAAGATATGAGGAATGACATGCCACAGATGGTCTACTTCTCAAGAGCCCATTGTAAAAAGCCTTCGATCGCCATCCAATAAGCTCGACTGGATTTTATGACGAAGGAGACCGAGCATCGTCACTTCGCTGTTTAACAGCCTGCAATCTAATCTCCAGGAGAATTAGAAGGGTAATGAATGGTAATCATGTAGCACGATAAGGGGTGTCGTagaaatgtaggagaaaaaggAATATGAAGAGGAGAAGATATTTCCTTACGTTACTAAACAAAGAATCGAATTACATAGTAAAATTTGATCCACAATTTTCTATCATCTTAAATATTTCttgaatagaaagaaaaaaaagagagatgaagTAAAGTCGAAGAAAAAACCAAAAGATTAGTATTTCAAAGATTGTAGGTTATGACATTCCTGTGAGCAAGAAAACGCCAAGTATCTCAGATTGCACTACTGCTAACATCGATCTCATGTTCCACTAAGATTTCTTTGCTTGTTCACGAAGCCACCTCCAGGATTACAGAGTCCCAGACTTAGAGAAGCTGTGCTCTTATGTTTCTTTGCGCAGATTTGCTACCTTTCTTCTCCGTAGGCAAACCAAAGACGATTTCGATGAGTAGCAATCATGAAGAGAATTTTTGGGGAACACCACCACCCACTCCTTTCCAGAATCGTTCATGATGTATCCACGACCATTTCCTTGCCCTGGAAAGAACCACTGCTCCTTTTGCATACAaaagatgatgctcctgcggccaACGATGCAATGCAAAGAGAGTGACTGCAAACCGATCTCCATATAGTTTTGAGGTCACCACTCCCATAAAATAATATCAAGGGAAACGAGAGAGGAGATGGGAAGATACATGAGAGAGTCGAACAGCTTGCAGGACAAAAATACAACAGCTATCCATAAATATTGCACCTTACAGCAAGGAGCTATTGATTAGTC
It encodes the following:
- the LOC103972252 gene encoding probable E3 ubiquitin-protein ligase ZFP1; protein product: MEHRHLVGQPQMSVRDQEQIWNHPHPDPRSNLGPGTFISPENIAVCGPNSVAFANPASATNYPVMPNFNIEAPCYVRANSRMAQESYTPYPSVRSSSQFPPYYVLHEPCFNQVTVGDINGTINPPTDYDGATYKRKMPTIQTFADSGSTNGHRSDASSSNRPVLTGLLESTHTLGPRFLRDPVNMASSYRSNNLQSSEEDHWNVRSRPASVLHPGNISLTNHSSSNFSDHFHPLANTSGVNLPGHRNLAPVPLDPHIRLMSSGIGSFNHEMNQLPGRHATNIAVDIDGRRNFFLIPGWPTPDLMVDRSSYSQRTSYRANSSYRSVGSEANLVDFRLPAVGRVVPPRYPGHPSLQGHMNERNGSIRIRDDGDEGIGHSRWASETLAVMDRSTLYDSRNLFDEHHDMRLDIDNMSYEDLLALEERIGNVNTGLSEVAISRCLMEAIYCSDQTPGDHEKGRCTICLETYKGKDCLGRLSCGHDFHACCIKKWLLIKNACPICKASAQNGCLLEQ